ATTACCACAGCCACATGGGTTAATCTTGTTGTGTCATGGCCCCAAGAACTTCATGATGTTAaggagttctgctctgcttgcagccctcaCATCCCACTTAATATAAGAAGGACATAGCATTAAGAGGTCTAGACTCATTTTCCTCTCTAACTTTTTCCTTTACTACTGGGTGTTAGTTTGTTGGAAGTAATtgaattgaaaagtttttgacGGGTGGTAGATAATAGAACCCAACAAAGTATCCCAAAATAATGCTTAGAAATAAGGGGATACACAGATTAACAGGCAGAGATCAGTGTTATAGGATACACTGAACTGATTAAACTGAACttagaaaatatacttttcttcTCTTCGGAGTGTGGACATGTTCAAGCACAGATttgaggaaggcagagtacaattGTATGAGTTTGTTCTCTCCACTATGTAGGACCTGGGATAATCATTTCTAAGCTCTGAGTGCTTttgctgctgagctgtcttgctgattCTTATTATGGCCAGTGGTATGATCAAGACTTGGTGTTGTGGGattgtcatttttattgttgGTAGAGGTCTGTGAAAATGTACATGAAGAGTCTCAGTATTAATTTCATAACTCAGTGTGAATCTATCCTCAATATAGAACATACAAACTGTTGGTtcctattctattatttcaagctctttcaaCATTTCATTACGATATCCTACTCCCCCAAATTGTAAGTGAAGAGTTAAGTGTGTTGGATAAATTTCTCATTGTGGGCCTCGAGGGATGGATCAGCAGGTTAGAACCCTGGCCAcatttacattggatcagagctCGATTCTGAGAAATTATATTTGTAGACTTACAtcagtttgtaactccagctctagaggtatgacacctattctccttaagaggagggaatccccataaatacatacatacccaatacacatgaacaaaaaatgaatgataaaatattctttgttcataGGACTAAGTACCACAAGTCAGATTATAAGTTTCATCACACTGACAGCTATAAGCACTCCAGATATTTATCTTGTGGTCTTTCTTGCCTGGGTCATTCTCAGGTAGCTGAAAATATTAGATGCTTGATTTTGAtattctgagaaaataattttgtgactgAGAAAGCCACTGATTGATGGAGTGACCACTTTGCCTCCCCATTGTTCTGATATGTCTTATCTCCTGTCTGATTGGTAGGTGTTTGTGATGATTGGAAAACAATTTCACCATGACCCAGAGTGAAGTCTTTACCAAAGTCTTTCAGGAGAAGATCTCTAGTGTGGATCCTGGATTCCTCCCTGGTCCTAAGACTTTAAATCTCTGAAAGTTTCGGAACGTGagctgtttttgccttttttcctATTTACTCTTGATGTGATCAGCAGATTATGTTGCTCTAGAGAGCACAAAGTTTTGATTTTCAGTGCTTGACTCTCCCCTGAGTAGGACCCAAGGTAGCTAAGCATATATCTCCTAACTAAAATGGAATGACATGCAATATACttactatttatataaatttcatccttgaaaatatttaatcataGCAAAGCACTCTCATTTATTCAAATAGGGAAATATAGAGATGGATTCTGTTCTTATCCGAAGTTTAAAGTATTAACTAAGAAGGAGCAAGAATATGCGTTTGATCAGGACCATTTAACACATTAAACTGTTTAGGGAAGATAGGTTGCATCAGTTTTAGACCAGCCTGCAGCAGGAGGCAGTTATATACAAAAGTACAGAGGGTAGTGAATAACTCACCATGTCAGTCAGATtccaaccagaaatcatttcacatcaacagaggtgtatagccttattcttttaaaattacagcagaGAGCATCACACCTTGTTCATACAAAATGTTGAATACATATTTATGGAATAAAGTCCTTAATTGTATTAGTGAAGCTGTCTTTTGTATTATGCATTTTTTAGCGACTCTGATTTTCAACAGTTgaagagcacagaacaaggatccttgggatctctgaagatcaacagtaaaGGAGAGATACTGGGGAAGACCGCAGTTAAAATCTCACTGACAAGCCTTACGAAGAAATGAGAATGCATAAAAAGGGCATGTAATATGatacaaatacaatttagaagataaaagctaacaaatgtaAACACCAGCATCAGGATAGTATGGGTTGCTTTGGACTGAGCTTGGCTTCTGGGGTtctgattgggagtgaggatgtgctgcattcgctggcgatgtctatggaggagaagtaccatggagacactggtccagaccatgatgctcatgaatgtggcatcataCACAAACTGCAAGAAGACAATGCCCACActgaatccagaagtggaacagaacaGCTTTCTTTTCcagtcagtgttattgtctgttatctgtggaccaCTGAACTTAATTGGAATGTGAatgttacttaagacactgaaaaaccaacaactgtaAGAAGAATAACTTGCCATGTTTGTGACACTTGCTCTGAGTACAAGTTTACCTTTCCCTCTATTAAGAGGAACCagagtgacaaactgatggacactcaggacacaggtggaacacaagtTTGTGCTTCTTACCACCAGGTGACTGAAggattctaatttacatttgaggtcatttggaggagttttgggagcaaaagccatcatgttgtttggaaatatagtgaggaatagagtcaaggcattggccacagccatgtggcttaaaatcacctgtcttggcctctgtttagaaccagtcaagactggagagaaattatggacaaacagaaagacattggccacagttccaaccccaaactggcaaagcaagaggatctgaagagccacttcctcagtggttttcaggGAGTTACCATGAGCAGACATCGAGAGGGCTTTTCCCAATCCTACAGTGATGAATAGATAGAACAGTACTCTCTGTGGGTCTCTGTTCTattgtccacacttaccaattgatttgtgacaatttcttcacttgataagtGAGACAGTATTCTAGTTACACATTACAGGTAAATTGCAGGGAAAACAATGCATGTATAATAACTCAAGTAAAATATTATACGTATTGAATTACTCCTGACTCAAGATACATTTTGTATTGCAACTACATCTTTATTGGTTCAGTAGGTCAAGAgcacaataacacacattttaacacacCATGGGCTTTGTATATGAATACAGACAGTAAAGACTCTAGTATGAATTTGTGAATTCATCATCAGAATTCAATTAGCAAGGAGGGGAAGCTGCAAATGGAATGTACCTtaatcaataaaaaatgaaagaatatataaatgcaacataaaaataattaattgaataTCCTTATGTTAtagtaacatattaaaaatagtgtGTATGGGAATCACATGTAAGACTGTACATAATAATAAAGTTGTGTAACAGAATTCTGCTGTACAAAATTAAGATGttggcttttgagaaaattttatactattcatccacacaaacacagacacacacacacacaaaagccaccACATATTTCTGATAGAGTCAACTGTCTTCTGATCACACAGATGAACACAGGCTTACATATGTGTCCTCCATGTGAAAAAAACCCCAACTTGCTAacaattttcatttattcatagtttttctgaccttaatttttgttctaaaatgtcAGGTGCTAGAGTCTTAGCTGTGTCATCTCCAGCTTCCCTCGAAAATTATTAACACAGTCAGTCTTATACCCTTTGCAAGCTAATGCTTAGCctgcattttacttgtttatatattttctgtagGAACACAAGGGTCTCCATCTAccagataaaattcaacatctcacATACATGTTACAGTTAATTACTAATCTGGGAAACAGACATTTCTTTGAGATGAAAGGAAAATATTAACCTACTTAAATCAAActgcagacttcagaaagaaataatgtttcatgttggcttcagaagacaattttcactgaagaaaagagaaaagaattttaagcAGAAGTCTATGGTAGATGAATCccaccttctgagcctcagtcaggatgaagatgATCATTTGAAGGCCAGCTGCAGAGCATAGTTCCTGTAGAAGTCTATTTCGTAGTGCTTTAATTgaggaacttctctgtgtcactctttgcctgagaaagaatgcaatgaaattcggaatggtttcttattctccatgCAATGCTGTGAAGGTAACCTAACAAGTCCAGGTTTCcagtctcataaaataataggGCACTGGGACATGCCATCCTTCAGAGAgtctattatttatcatttatccccagagcaaatctccattcttttctgatgcttactgatgatgtctaggagtttgttatatgttaatgagtacctgggcagaagttagggaagggttttcatgtttcctttgggagaatctaagttctgaattgagTTTGTCATCAGATGTGAATTAAGGCGCTCCAGGGTAGAACAAGGGACTCATTATATGAGTTTCtacagagtactttcctccctactatttcacttctgcaaaattattctgacaccaAGTCCTCTCAGAAAACTGGCAATGTGTCATTCAGGTTCTGTAATTTCCCAGGAAGTTGCTTCATTAAAACTTTTCCCATGTTGGACCCAGGACATTTATAAATGACGAATTTATTAACTGAAACTGGTCTTTCCCACCTGAATCCTGGGGTTATTCCCATATTCACTTATTTTCAGCTAGATCATGCCTTGTTTTCTGATATATTCATGAATCCTTATCACAGGTCTAATGTACTTTGGTAGTATCTAGagaatttcatttgtaattaagtaatcctggacatacaagcaaagatatggattgagcaatcattaagaaataaataGCTCCCACTCATTTCTGctctaggtataataaaaaactagggACTTAGTCTTGATTTTCaataatgaaaagtaaaaattcaggTTATAAATTTAAGAATTGTATGTTCCAAACCTTTATTGATATTTAAGCCTGTAACAATATTGTCTCAGGCACAATGAACTTATACTTTCATGTGTGAGAATTAAGATATCACTgtacaatatttttacaaatgaaagTACCAGCATTTAGAATGGGATATATgtggaaataggacaaaaagTAAGAATAACTTATCTTTAATTGCTCAGATACCTTATGTTTGTCTAGGACGAGTACATATCCATGATTTCATCTGTAAAATTTGTGTTGGCTAATTGACATTTATTATCCCGACCTGTGGGACCTAGTTATTCGGGGATCAAGGGGGATCAAGCCTGAAATAGAAATGGGCGAGAAAAGGGAGCGAGATCAAGCAAAGTGTTGTCAAGGTCTACTCTAATGGAGGCTGGAAGCCTGATTATCAGCACACAGTGAGAGCAAATAGGGAGTGTCTGAGTGGGATCAaatcacagagagagggagggacatctggggcagatgctaAGTGCAGGCTTGAAACATCTTGTGGCTTATCTTTGGATGCTGGTTCTGCCCAAACAGCCCCAGGTGTCTGTCCAAGAGAAGGGTCAGTTGATTCTCACAATCAGCCTTGTGTGAGGAGGAGGTGGCTCAGCTCCCAACAAAGGGTCAATTGATTCTCAGGGTGGGAGCTGTTGAAGGTCTGGTTTCCCTCAGACTCGTCTTCCACAATTTACATATGGCTTATTAGCCTAATACATACTTATATTGGAATAACTTTCAAAGTCAGGAATTTTTAAGAGTCATGGCTTGTCGAATACAGTCTTATAAAGGGTGAAAGGGTGATAATGGAAGATGAAGGGTTAGATTTGGGTGTGTGTAGGAAGGAAAGTAGATGAGGAAATATTGAGAGGAATAACTAACACTAAGTGTCTTTTGAAAATCTGTACAGTAACATTGTACTGTTGGGGCTTCCTGTAATATGTTCACAtgcatacttctttttttttcaatttcttattagatattttcttcctttacatttcaaatgctatccctaaagacctccatgccctccccccaccctgctcccctacccacccactcccacttcttggccctgacgttcctctgtactggggcatataaagtttgcaagaccaagggacctatcttcccaatgatggccaactaggctatcttcttctacatatgcagctagagacacgagctctgggggtactggttacttcatattgttgttctacctatagggttgcagaccccttcagacctgcgttccatccaatagatgattttgagcatccacttctgtatttgctgggcacttgcataacctcacaagagagagctatttcagggtcctttcagcaaaatcttcctcgaatatacaatagtgtctgtgtttggtggctgattatgggatggattcccgggtggggcagtctctggatggtccatccttttgtctcagctccaaactttgtctctgtaactactcccatgggtattttgttccccattctaaggagggacaaagcatccacactatggttcttcttgagtttcatgtgctttgtatcttgtatcttgggtactctaagtttctgggctaatatccacttatcagtgagtgcatatcaagagacttcttggcctgagcatctgtgggagacataTTGGTTCCCGGAcaccaccaagactagtctgcacaggtgagagtgtggactacagaagctaacagcttctgggacacatGGGAGCCACAAGCTTCTGAGGCAGGCCCCTTTTCGGGTTCCAGaaatccgggcaccttccctgccagaggataggtgactgcccggcccaggagggctttgcaggagtacctgggggagccatcttggttcccagatccttcgagactagtctgtgcttgtgagagtgtggactacagaagctaacaacttctgtgacaggccaaagtaacacagcatctgggacaggtcctgttttgggccttcatcttcggccgggagggaggtccaaaagccagatatctgtgcaccttccctggaagaggagagcttggctgcagagagtgctctgacctctgaaactaggagagagctagtctcccagatctgctgatagaggctaacagaaacatgagagcaacaatctctaaccagagacaactataacaactaactccagagattaccagatggcaaaaggcaaacgtaagaatcttactaacagaaaccaagaccactcaccatcatcagaacccagcactcccacctcgctcagtccagggcaccccaacacacccgaaaagctagacccggatttaaaagcatatctcatgatgatggtagaggacatcaagaaggactttaataactcacttaaagaaatacaagagaacacagctaaacaggtagaagaccttaaagaggaagcacaatattcccttaaagaattgcagaaaaacacgaccaaacaggtggtggaattgaataaaaccacccaagacctaaaaagggaagtagatacaataaagaaaacccaaagtgaggcaaaactggagatagaaaccctaggacagaaatctggaaccatagatgcgagtatcagcaacagaatacaagagatggaagagagaatctcaggtgcagaagattccatagagaacattggcacaacaattaaagaaaatgcaaaatgcaaaaagatcctaactcaaaatatccaggaaatccaggacacaattagaagaccaaacctacggataatagcaatagatgagaatgacgattttcaacttaaagggacagcaaatatcttcaacaaaattatagaagaaaacttcccaaacctaaagaaagagatgtccatgaacatataagaagcctacagaactccaaatagaccagACCATAAAAGATATTCCTCTGACACATGAtaacagaacaacaaatgcactaaatacagagagaatattaaaagcagtaagggagataggtcaagtaacatataaaggcaggcctatcagaattacaccagacttttcaccagagactatgaaagccagaagaccctagacagatgttatacagactgtaAGAGAACAGACATGCCAACCGAGGccactatacccagtcaaactctcaattaactcagatggagaatccaaagtaTTACACGACAGAAcccaattcacacattatctttccacgaatccagcccttcaaaggataataacagaaaaaaccaatacaaggacggaaatcacaccttagaaaaagcaagaaagtaatccctcaacaaactaaacaggagacagccacaataacagaatgccaaatctaacaacaaaaataaaagaaagcaacaattacttttccttaatatctcttaatatcaatgaactcaattccccaataaaaagacatagactaacagactggctacacaaacaggacccaacattctgctgcttacaggaatcccatctcagggaaaaagacagatactacctcagagtgaaaggctggaaaacaattttccaagcaaatggtctgaagaaacaagctggagtagccattctaatatcgaataaaatcgactttcaaccgaaagttatcaaaaaagacaaggagggacacttcatactcaccaaaggtaaaatccttcaagaggaactctcaattctgaatatccatgctccaaatgcaagggcagccacattcattaaagacactttagtaaagctcaaagcacacatagcacctcacacaataatagtgggagacttcaacacatcactttcatcaatggacagatcatggaaacagaaactaaacagggacacagtgaaactaacagaagttacaaaAAAATGGActaaacagatatctacagaaaattttatcctaaaacaaaaggatatatcttcttctcagaacctcacaggaccttctccaaacataacaataaaattggtcacaaaacaggcctcaacagataaaaaaatattgaaattgtcccatgcatcctatcagaccaccatggacta
This Mus musculus strain C57BL/6J chromosome 7, GRCm38.p6 C57BL/6J DNA region includes the following protein-coding sequences:
- the Vmn1r241 gene encoding vomeronasal 1 receptor Vmn1r96, with translation MSAHGNSLKTTEEVALQILLLCQFGVGTVANVFLFVHNFSPVLTGSKQRPRQVILSHMAVANALTLFLTIFPNNMMAFAPKTPPNDLKCKLESFSHLVVRSTNLCSTCVLSVHQFVTLVPLNRGKGKLVLRASVTNMASYSSYSCWFFSVLSNIHIPIKFSGPQITDNNTDWKRKLFCSTSGFSVGIVFLQFVYDATFMSIMVWTSVSMVLLLHRHRQRMQHILTPNQNPRSQAQSKATHTILMLVFTFVSFYLLNCICIILHALFMHSHFFVRLVSEILTAVFPSISPLLLIFRDPKDPCSVLFNC